One Aureibacillus halotolerans genomic region harbors:
- the mraZ gene encoding division/cell wall cluster transcriptional repressor MraZ has protein sequence MFMGEYHHSIDTKGRMIIPAKFREPLGETFVVTRGLDKCLFIYPMTEWHVLESKLKTLPLTKKDARAFTRFFLSGASECELDKQGRVNISSPLCSYANLDKECAIIGVSNRIEIWGKAEWDDYVGMSQESFSDLAENMMDVDI, from the coding sequence ATGTTCATGGGAGAATACCACCATTCGATCGATACAAAGGGTCGCATGATAATACCTGCTAAGTTTAGAGAGCCCTTAGGTGAAACCTTTGTTGTCACACGTGGCTTGGATAAATGCTTGTTTATTTATCCAATGACAGAGTGGCATGTGCTTGAGTCTAAGTTAAAAACGTTGCCTTTAACTAAAAAGGATGCGCGCGCATTTACTCGCTTTTTTTTATCAGGAGCGTCAGAATGCGAATTGGACAAGCAGGGAAGGGTAAACATAAGCTCTCCGCTTTGCAGCTATGCGAATCTCGACAAAGAATGTGCCATCATAGGTGTTTCCAACCGCATTGAAATTTGGGGGAAAGCGGAATGGGACGATTATGTGGGTATGTCTCAAGAGTCATTTTCCGATTTGGCTGAGAACATGATGGATGTGGACATTTAA